In a genomic window of Candidatus Zymogenus saltonus:
- a CDS encoding GNAT family N-acetyltransferase, whose product MAEIKYLKDYPQYLPIVAYWNYREWHTGELPFDDIIVRYQKRMRYAAVPTTLIAIEDTMPVGSVSLKLDDLPERPDLNPWLASFIVTPDYRGRGIGRQLIRAAEAAAKEAGVSRLYLYTHTADALYEKEGWTYLEVVKTKKGYEESIYHKDL is encoded by the coding sequence GTGGCGGAGATTAAGTACCTGAAGGACTACCCCCAGTACCTGCCTATCGTGGCGTACTGGAACTACAGGGAGTGGCACACGGGCGAGCTCCCCTTCGACGACATCATTGTAAGATACCAGAAGAGGATGCGGTACGCCGCCGTCCCCACGACGCTTATCGCAATCGAGGACACCATGCCGGTGGGGTCGGTGTCGTTGAAACTCGACGATCTCCCGGAGCGCCCCGACCTCAACCCGTGGCTGGCGTCCTTCATCGTCACGCCCGACTACCGCGGCCGGGGGATAGGGAGACAGCTAATCCGCGCCGCCGAGGCCGCCGCCAAAGAGGCGGGCGTCTCCCGACTGTACCTTTACACCCACACCGCCGACGCCCTCTACGAGAAGGAGGGGTGGACGTACCTCGAGGTGGTGAAGACTAAAAAGGGCTATGAAGAGTCGATCTACCACAAGGACCTTTAA